The following coding sequences lie in one Nitrospirota bacterium genomic window:
- a CDS encoding CoB--CoM heterodisulfide reductase codes for MEMAYYPGCSLHASSQLYDIQCKMVFKNLGIELKEIEDWNCCGATAAAKTDD; via the coding sequence ATGGAAATGGCCTATTATCCCGGATGTTCTCTGCATGCATCATCGCAGCTTTATGATATACAGTGCAAGATGGTCTTCAAGAATCTCGGTATCGAATTGAAAGAGATCGAGGACTGGAACTGCTGCGGTGCTACCGCTGCTGCCAAGACCGATGAT